In Chiloscyllium plagiosum isolate BGI_BamShark_2017 chromosome 30, ASM401019v2, whole genome shotgun sequence, a genomic segment contains:
- the angptl2b gene encoding angiopoietin-related protein 2b translates to MKKLTLIVFFALVKSAVSVDKVEEFQSNEENNEQEFIYTNRYKRATVSMENKCSYTFIVPQQKVTGAICVNSKPESVVESRVNKQELEVLNNELLKQKRQIESLQQLVEVDGGVVNEVKLLRKESRNMNSRVTQLYMQLLHEIIRKRDNALEVSHLENKILNQTAEMMQLSNRYRDLEHKYQHLASLANNQTYLIAQLEARCQLLPAAKPVQPPPPKRKINLITNNEIQRDQNHQDRRQLALNLLPTMPALPSNMPSASTPSGPWKDCLEASEAGNEATGIYLLKPENTNRLMQVWCDQTHDPGGWTVIQRRQDGSVNFFRNWEVYKQGFGNIDGEYWLGLENIYWLTNQGNYKLSITMEDWQGRKVFAEYASFRLESEADNYKLRLGRYHGNAGDSFTWHNGKQFTTLDRDRDAYTGNCAHYQKGGWWYNACAHSNLNGVWYRGGHYRSKYQDGVYWAEFRGGAYSLKSVTMMIRPNPNTFH, encoded by the exons ATGAAGAAACTGACTCTTATAGTCTTCTTTGCACTGGTCAAGTCGGCAGTCAGTGTTGACAAAGTGGAGGAATTTCAGTCGAATGAGGAAAACAATGAGCAGGAGTTCATTTACACAAACAGGTACAAACGTGCCACAGTGTCGATGGAAAACAAGTGCTCATATACCTTCATTGTTCCCCAGCAGAAGGTTACAGGCGCAATCTGTGTGAACTCAAAACCTGAATCGGTTGTGGAGAGCAGGGTCAATAAACAAGAGCTAGAGGTGCTCAACAATGAACTGCTGAAACAGAAAAGACAGATTGAGAGCTTGCAGCAGCTTGTCGAGGTAGATGGTGGGGTTGTTAATGAAGTGAAGCTCCTGAGGAAGgagagccgcaacatgaactcTCGAGTCACTCAGCTGTACATGCAGCTCCTGCACGAGATCATACGGAAGCGAGACAACGCACTCGAAGTCTCCCATCTCGAGAACAAGATTCTTAACCAGACGGCAGAGATGATGCAGCTTTCCAACCGCTACAGGGACCTGGAGCACAAGTATCAACACTTGGCATCGCTGGCAAACAACCAGACCTATCTCATTGCACAACTGGAGGCAAGGTGCCAGCTGCTGCCAGCTGCCAAACCCGTGCAGCCACCACCCCCGAAACGCAAAATCAACCTCATTACAAACAATGAGATCCAACGAGATCAGAACCATCAGGACAGACGACAACTGGCACTAAACCTACTGCCAACCATGCCAGCTCTTCCTTCCAACATGCCCTCTGCAAGTACACCTTCTG GGCCATGGAAAGACTGTTTAGAAGCCTCGGAGGCTGGCAACGAAGCCACTGGTATCTACCTGCTGAAACCTGAGAACACAAACCGTCTTATGCAGGTCTGGTGCGACCAAACGCACGATCCCGGTGGTTGGACAGTCATCCAGAGACGACAAGACGGATCAGTGAATTTCTTCCGTAATTGGGAGGTTTACAAG CAAGGGTTCGGAAACATCGATGGAGAGTACTGGCTTGGTCTGGAAAACATTTACTGGTTGACAAACCAAGGGAATTACAAGCTATCAATCACCATGGAGGACTGGCAGGGACGGAAGGTATTTGCTGAATATGCCAGCTTCAGACTGGAGTCCGAGGCTGACAATTACAAGCTTCGGTTGGGACGTTACCATGGAAATGCTGGTGATTCCTTTACTTGGCACAATGGAAAACAGTTTACTACACTGGACAGAGATCGTGATGCATACACAG GTAACTGCGCACACTATCAGAAAGGTGGCTGGTGGTACAATGCCTGTGCACATTCAAACCTCAATGGTGTATGGTACCGTGGTGGACATTATCGTAGCAAGTACCAGGATGGAGTGTACTGGGCGGAGTTCAGAGGAGGTGCTTACTCTCTGAAGTCTGTTACTATGATGATTAGACCCAATCCTAACACTTTCCATTGA